A genome region from Neptunomonas japonica JAMM 1380 includes the following:
- a CDS encoding TRAP transporter substrate-binding protein, whose product MKRRQFLKGAGAATVATGAMMSTAAQAAPEFKWKMVTTWPKNFPGLGVGANNLAKLITEMTGGRVEVKVYGAKELVGALEIFDAVSRGTAEMGHGASYYWKGKSRAAQFFAAVPFGLTAQEMNSWLYHGGGMELWEEAYAPFGLVPGAAGNTGVQMGGWFNKEINSVADLEGLKMRMPGLGGEVLKRAGGTPVLLPGGEIFPALQSGAIDATEWVGPYNDAAFGLHKAAKFYYYPGWHEPGTTLECFMNKEAFEKLPADLQVIVRNAIRVANQDMLADFTAKNNRSLEQLVNEQNVQLRKFPDDVLATLKSLSDEVIAEEAANDEMTKKVFDSFVKFRDQATKWHQVSEQAYLNARNPV is encoded by the coding sequence TTGAAGCGTCGTCAATTTCTAAAAGGTGCCGGAGCTGCAACCGTAGCAACAGGTGCCATGATGTCTACCGCAGCTCAGGCTGCGCCAGAGTTTAAGTGGAAAATGGTAACCACCTGGCCTAAGAACTTTCCTGGTTTAGGTGTGGGTGCAAATAATTTGGCTAAGCTGATCACTGAAATGACGGGCGGCCGAGTTGAAGTAAAAGTTTACGGTGCTAAAGAGCTAGTTGGCGCACTGGAAATTTTTGATGCAGTTTCTCGCGGAACGGCGGAAATGGGGCATGGTGCTTCTTACTACTGGAAAGGTAAAAGCCGTGCAGCACAGTTCTTTGCCGCGGTACCTTTCGGTTTAACGGCTCAAGAGATGAACAGCTGGTTGTACCATGGTGGCGGTATGGAGCTATGGGAAGAAGCATATGCACCATTTGGTCTTGTACCGGGCGCTGCGGGTAATACCGGTGTGCAGATGGGTGGTTGGTTCAACAAAGAGATCAACTCAGTGGCAGATCTTGAAGGCCTTAAAATGCGTATGCCCGGTTTAGGTGGTGAAGTACTTAAGCGTGCTGGTGGTACGCCTGTACTGCTTCCAGGTGGTGAAATATTCCCTGCGCTACAGTCGGGTGCCATTGATGCAACTGAGTGGGTTGGTCCATATAACGATGCTGCATTTGGTTTACATAAAGCGGCTAAGTTTTACTACTACCCGGGTTGGCATGAGCCAGGTACAACACTTGAGTGTTTCATGAACAAAGAAGCATTCGAGAAACTACCAGCGGATCTGCAGGTCATTGTACGTAATGCTATTCGTGTGGCTAACCAAGACATGCTGGCTGACTTCACAGCGAAGAATAACCGCTCACTTGAGCAGTTAGTTAATGAGCAAAACGTGCAACTGCGCAAGTTCCCAGACGATGTATTGGCTACTCTGAAATCACTGTCTGATGAAGTGATTGCTGAAGAAGCGGCTAATGATGAAATGACGAAGAAAGTATTTGATTCGTTCGTTAAATTCCGTGACCAAGCAACTAAGTGGCATCAAGTATCTGAACAGGCTTACCTCAACGCACGTAACCCTGTTTAA
- the hexR gene encoding transcriptional regulator HexR: protein MNAANLLKSITDAQPKLRKSEQKVADFVLANPQEVIHMRIVDLASEANVSEPTVVRFCRALHYDGFQDFKLTLAQGLASNPNFEPFALNSKDTVSEFKQKIFDSMIGNLIDIRDKLDAETLENAIDALVKAKRIEFYGFGASAAVCSDAQHKFYRLQISAAAYSDPHMQTISAVSMSAGDVVVAVSQTGRTKDLLHTVKLAKETGATVITLCPGNTLLADLADIAIHIDVEEDKDLSTLMSSRVLHLVVIDVLAVGVAMRLGPALLDHLKTIKRSLRSLRQNDKRLLTKPDTEV, encoded by the coding sequence TTGAACGCAGCAAACTTACTAAAGTCAATCACAGATGCTCAGCCTAAGCTTCGCAAATCGGAGCAAAAAGTTGCAGACTTTGTGTTGGCTAATCCTCAGGAAGTTATCCACATGCGTATTGTGGACCTCGCCTCAGAAGCAAATGTCAGTGAGCCTACCGTCGTCAGATTTTGCCGCGCTCTTCACTATGATGGTTTTCAAGATTTCAAACTAACACTCGCTCAAGGGTTGGCCAGTAACCCCAACTTTGAGCCGTTTGCATTGAACTCTAAGGATACTGTTTCTGAGTTTAAGCAAAAGATTTTCGATTCTATGATCGGTAACTTAATCGATATTCGTGACAAGCTAGACGCTGAAACACTAGAAAATGCCATTGATGCATTAGTAAAAGCAAAACGTATCGAGTTTTACGGGTTTGGCGCATCCGCGGCGGTATGTAGCGATGCACAACACAAGTTTTATCGATTACAAATATCTGCCGCGGCTTATTCTGACCCGCACATGCAAACGATCTCTGCTGTTTCTATGTCCGCTGGCGATGTCGTTGTTGCCGTTTCACAAACAGGGCGCACCAAAGACTTACTGCACACGGTTAAATTAGCCAAAGAAACCGGGGCAACCGTCATCACGTTATGCCCTGGAAATACACTGCTCGCTGATTTAGCTGATATCGCTATTCATATTGATGTCGAAGAAGATAAAGATCTCAGCACGCTGATGTCTTCACGTGTTCTCCACCTTGTTGTCATTGATGTACTTGCCGTCGGTGTGGCGATGCGACTTGGTCCGGCATTATTGGACCATTTGAAAACCATTAAACGTAGCTTGCGCAGCCTACGACAAAACGATAAGCGCCTCTTAACAAAGCCTGATACTGAAGTATAA
- a CDS encoding PA3496 family putative envelope integrity protein — protein MLKHNTNPLNEVQLEIMNALMGYEDDKNLISKKQATKRLFQARRAIEERRERHSLAKHIDREAWYDSL, from the coding sequence ATGTTAAAGCACAATACTAATCCGCTAAACGAAGTACAGCTTGAAATCATGAACGCACTAATGGGCTATGAAGACGATAAAAACCTTATCAGTAAAAAACAGGCAACAAAGCGTTTATTCCAAGCTAGACGTGCCATTGAAGAACGCCGGGAAAGACATAGCCTAGCAAAACATATAGATAGAGAAGCCTGGTACGACTCGCTTTAG
- a CDS encoding FMN-binding glutamate synthase family protein gives MSDTVTIFAINFIATIGILFLLVVVVLLITGFILYRNDKKQTAQTIRRNYPLIGRFRYLFEHMGEFFRQYFFAMDREELPFNRAQRSWVYRASKNIDNTIAFGSTRDLRRPGTHYFLNCPFPTLSEDAASSQPSRIGPYCEHPYDAPSFFNVSGMSYGALSKPAVQALSHGASKAGCWMNTGEGGLSPFHLEGGCDLVYQIGTAKYGVRDADGGLSDEKLKEKAAITQVKMFEIKLSQGAKPGKGGILPAEKVSKAIADIRGIPEGQASISPNRHADIASIDDLLNTVERIRRVTGKPCGFKLVLGTTEWLDEFFEAVNKRGIENAPDFITLDSSDGGTGAAPMPLMDSVGLPVRESLPVLVNKLHQHELRERIRVIVSGKMINPTDVAAALCIGADFVVSARGFMFALGCIQALQCNKNTCPTGITTHDPDLQRGLVPESKAERVAHFHHNLVHEVEIIAHSCGASEPRQLKRHHAAIVMDGGNSVPLNIIYPEHQ, from the coding sequence ATGAGCGATACGGTTACTATTTTTGCAATTAATTTTATTGCAACTATCGGAATTTTATTCTTGTTGGTTGTGGTCGTATTATTGATTACAGGCTTCATTCTTTACCGTAATGATAAAAAACAAACAGCACAAACGATTCGACGTAACTATCCATTAATTGGGCGTTTCCGTTATTTGTTTGAGCATATGGGTGAGTTTTTTCGTCAATACTTTTTTGCTATGGACCGAGAGGAACTACCCTTTAACCGCGCGCAACGTAGCTGGGTATATAGGGCCTCAAAGAACATTGATAATACTATCGCTTTTGGCTCAACACGTGACCTTCGTCGCCCCGGCACTCATTACTTTCTTAACTGCCCCTTCCCGACGCTTTCTGAAGACGCCGCCTCTTCTCAACCTTCACGTATCGGGCCTTACTGCGAGCACCCTTACGATGCCCCGTCGTTTTTTAATGTTTCAGGTATGAGTTATGGTGCTTTATCAAAGCCCGCTGTTCAAGCGCTTTCACATGGAGCGTCTAAAGCAGGGTGCTGGATGAATACAGGAGAAGGGGGCTTATCTCCTTTTCATCTTGAAGGAGGCTGTGACCTTGTCTACCAGATAGGAACGGCTAAATATGGTGTAAGGGATGCCGATGGCGGGCTTTCAGATGAAAAGCTGAAAGAAAAAGCCGCTATTACTCAGGTGAAAATGTTTGAAATTAAGCTGTCTCAAGGCGCGAAACCCGGTAAAGGCGGGATTTTACCCGCAGAGAAAGTGAGTAAAGCCATTGCTGATATTCGAGGCATTCCAGAAGGGCAAGCGTCGATCAGCCCGAATCGACATGCTGATATAGCCTCTATTGATGATCTACTGAATACCGTTGAACGAATCCGTAGGGTGACCGGAAAACCATGTGGATTTAAATTAGTATTAGGTACCACTGAATGGCTTGATGAGTTCTTTGAGGCGGTTAATAAGCGGGGTATTGAAAATGCTCCAGACTTTATTACGCTGGATAGCTCGGACGGCGGTACAGGTGCTGCGCCAATGCCTTTAATGGACAGTGTTGGTTTACCTGTGCGTGAAAGCTTGCCGGTTTTGGTAAACAAATTACATCAACATGAGCTGCGTGAGCGTATACGCGTGATTGTATCCGGTAAAATGATCAACCCAACAGATGTTGCAGCGGCATTATGCATCGGTGCAGACTTTGTGGTGAGCGCACGTGGCTTTATGTTTGCTTTGGGTTGTATACAAGCTTTGCAATGTAATAAAAATACCTGCCCAACAGGTATTACAACACATGATCCTGATTTACAGCGAGGGCTAGTGCCGGAGAGCAAGGCTGAGCGAGTCGCTCATTTTCATCACAATTTAGTGCATGAAGTAGAGATTATCGCTCACTCTTGTGGTGCTTCAGAGCCACGCCAATTAAAGCGCCACCATGCTGCTATCGTCATGGATGGTGGTAACTCTGTGCCTCTGAATATTATTTATCCAGAGCATCAATAG
- the metC gene encoding cystathionine beta-lyase — MYLDKLATSLVSAGRSKKFGLGSVNTVIQRASSLVFDSVKDKKIATANRANSELFYGRRGTLTHFSLQEAMVELEGGVGCALYPCGAAAVSNAILSFVVAGDHILMTGGAYEPTQDFCNIILNDMNVTTTYYEPTIGADIRHLVKKNTKLLFLESPSSITMEVPDIPAMVKAARAINPEIIVMIDNTWAAGVLFKALEHDIDISIQAGTKYIVGHSDAMLGTAVSNARCWERLRERSYLMGQMVDADTAYMAARGLRTMGIRLKQHEANSIAVANWLSGRPEVERVNHPALPSCKGHEFYKRDFKGCNGLFSFILKQRLSDAQLEQYLDNFEHFSMAYSWGGYESLILANQPEELNEIRPSGKVDFEGTLVRVHIGLENVDDLVKDLDAGFGRIAE; from the coding sequence ATGTACCTCGATAAACTTGCAACATCACTAGTGAGTGCTGGCCGCTCAAAGAAATTTGGATTGGGCTCAGTCAATACGGTTATTCAACGCGCGTCATCGTTAGTGTTTGATTCGGTTAAAGATAAAAAAATAGCCACAGCTAACCGTGCTAATAGCGAGTTGTTCTACGGACGTCGTGGTACGTTGACGCATTTCTCACTACAAGAAGCGATGGTTGAACTTGAGGGGGGTGTCGGTTGTGCGCTTTATCCTTGCGGTGCGGCGGCGGTCTCCAATGCTATTCTTTCCTTTGTGGTGGCAGGTGATCATATATTGATGACCGGAGGGGCTTATGAGCCTACACAAGATTTTTGTAACATCATCCTCAATGATATGAACGTTACTACCACCTATTATGAACCGACAATAGGTGCTGATATTCGTCATTTGGTAAAGAAAAATACCAAGCTCCTTTTTTTAGAGTCGCCTAGTTCTATTACGATGGAAGTACCCGATATACCAGCAATGGTGAAAGCGGCTCGAGCTATCAATCCTGAAATAATTGTCATGATAGACAACACCTGGGCTGCCGGTGTGCTATTTAAAGCACTAGAGCATGATATCGATATATCTATTCAGGCCGGTACCAAATACATTGTTGGCCACTCCGATGCTATGTTGGGTACGGCGGTATCCAATGCGCGCTGCTGGGAGCGGTTACGGGAGCGCTCATACCTAATGGGCCAGATGGTTGATGCCGACACTGCCTATATGGCAGCTCGGGGACTGCGCACAATGGGCATCAGGTTAAAACAACATGAAGCTAATAGTATCGCTGTTGCGAACTGGTTAAGCGGGCGACCTGAAGTTGAGCGTGTGAATCATCCTGCACTACCTAGCTGTAAAGGGCATGAGTTTTACAAGCGTGACTTTAAGGGTTGCAATGGGTTGTTCTCATTTATTCTGAAACAACGTTTGAGTGATGCACAGTTGGAGCAGTACCTCGATAACTTTGAGCATTTCAGTATGGCTTATTCTTGGGGTGGCTATGAGTCTTTGATTCTTGCTAACCAACCTGAAGAACTGAATGAAATTCGCCCCTCGGGTAAGGTCGACTTTGAGGGAACGCTCGTCCGCGTTCATATTGGCTTGGAAAATGTGGACGATCTAGTTAAGGATCTTGACGCAGGCTTTGGACGAATAGCTGAGTAA
- a CDS encoding D-cysteine desulfhydrase, with protein MIDFDTFPRMVISHGPTPLEAMPRLSQALGCNLFIKRDDCTGLAGGGNKTRKLEYLLAAARDAGADTLITIGGLQSNHARQTAAAAAKFGFACELVLEDVEGTPKQDYYNNGNILLDKLFGATIHAVAEGVDSVAFADQLMARLIDAGKKPYLIPVGGSNEVGSLGYVRCANEILAQIVEQGITVDQIVLASGSAGTQAGLLAGLIAAGADIPVLGIAVSRDTQAQQALVQALLEKTLQHMGLDPALANGRVIADGGYYGAGYGITTPATIEAVKMSAEQEGVLLDPVYTGKGMAGLIDKCRTGAFSAKQNVLFLHTGGSQGLFAYREVLS; from the coding sequence ATGATCGATTTTGATACTTTCCCTCGTATGGTCATTAGCCATGGGCCAACGCCACTTGAAGCCATGCCACGACTGTCACAAGCATTGGGTTGCAACTTGTTTATTAAACGAGATGACTGCACAGGGTTAGCGGGTGGCGGAAACAAAACGCGAAAACTGGAATACTTACTGGCGGCTGCACGTGATGCGGGTGCTGATACCTTAATTACTATCGGTGGACTGCAATCGAATCATGCTCGTCAGACAGCTGCTGCAGCGGCAAAATTTGGCTTTGCCTGTGAGTTAGTGCTTGAAGATGTCGAAGGCACGCCAAAGCAAGACTATTACAATAACGGCAATATCTTGCTGGATAAGCTGTTTGGCGCAACCATTCATGCTGTAGCTGAAGGGGTGGATAGCGTTGCATTTGCTGACCAGTTAATGGCTAGATTAATTGACGCTGGAAAAAAGCCTTACCTTATTCCAGTGGGTGGCTCTAACGAGGTGGGCAGTCTTGGTTATGTTCGCTGTGCCAATGAGATACTGGCACAAATAGTAGAACAGGGTATTACCGTTGATCAGATCGTTCTCGCATCGGGTAGTGCGGGAACACAGGCTGGGTTACTGGCAGGCCTCATTGCAGCGGGTGCTGATATTCCTGTGCTGGGTATTGCGGTAAGCCGTGACACTCAAGCACAGCAAGCGTTAGTCCAAGCGTTATTGGAAAAAACACTCCAACATATGGGGCTTGATCCTGCGCTAGCCAATGGTCGAGTGATTGCTGATGGCGGCTATTATGGCGCAGGCTATGGTATCACTACGCCTGCGACTATAGAGGCGGTGAAAATGTCAGCCGAACAGGAGGGTGTACTACTTGATCCTGTATATACGGGCAAGGGGATGGCAGGGCTTATTGATAAATGCCGTACAGGAGCCTTTTCTGCAAAGCAAAATGTTCTGTTTTTGCACACAGGCGGGAGCCAAGGGCTATTTGCTTACCGAGAAGTATTATCATGA
- a CDS encoding amino acid ABC transporter ATP-binding protein, with the protein MSSNGQTSADDILIHVNDLNKWYGEFHVLKDINLHVKKGEKIIICGPSGSGKSTLIRCMNRLEKYQAGEVLIDGILLDDNVKNLEAVRKEVAMVFQHFNLFPHMTILDNLTLAPRLVNKMPKKDAEDMAMSYLERVKIPQQANKFPGQLSGGQQQRVAIARALCSNPRVMLFDEPTSALDPEMIKEVLDVMVELAEEGTTMICVTHEMGFAKQVADRVIFMDEGRIIEENTPHEFFDNPQNERTQLFLSQILGH; encoded by the coding sequence ATGAGTTCAAATGGCCAAACATCTGCTGACGATATACTGATTCATGTAAATGATTTGAATAAATGGTATGGCGAATTTCATGTCTTGAAAGATATTAATTTGCATGTCAAAAAAGGCGAGAAGATTATTATTTGTGGCCCTTCGGGTTCGGGTAAGTCGACTCTTATTCGTTGTATGAACCGTCTGGAAAAATACCAAGCCGGCGAAGTTCTGATCGACGGTATCTTACTGGATGATAATGTTAAAAACTTGGAAGCTGTGCGTAAAGAAGTAGCCATGGTGTTCCAGCATTTTAATCTATTCCCCCATATGACTATCTTGGACAACTTGACGTTAGCTCCTCGTTTAGTGAATAAAATGCCCAAGAAGGACGCGGAAGATATGGCAATGAGCTATCTTGAGCGAGTTAAGATACCTCAGCAAGCGAACAAGTTTCCCGGACAATTGTCTGGTGGGCAGCAGCAGCGTGTGGCAATAGCGCGAGCGCTGTGTTCTAACCCACGAGTGATGCTGTTTGATGAGCCAACTTCTGCACTGGATCCTGAAATGATCAAAGAAGTTTTGGATGTCATGGTGGAGTTGGCCGAAGAAGGTACCACCATGATCTGTGTGACGCATGAAATGGGATTTGCTAAGCAAGTGGCTGATCGGGTTATTTTTATGGATGAAGGCCGCATTATCGAAGAAAATACACCTCATGAGTTCTTTGATAATCCACAAAATGAGCGCACACAGTTGTTCCTCAGTCAGATTTTAGGGCATTAA
- a CDS encoding amino acid ABC transporter permease, with protein MSNIAIKPPSQSGIVNWMKENLFSNKLNTVISIICIYLVVKFLAGVVDWGILNAVFAADASACKAASDGACWGIISEKYRFIIFGTYPADEQWRPLLAMVWFVGLIICSLLRSFWKLWLLPLWIASLIGLGILMWGGVLGLSYVENTQWGGLPLTLMLAVVGTVAAFPLGILLALGRRSELPLIRVWCVAFIELVRGVPLISVLFMASVMFPLFLPEGVTIDKLLRAQIGIILFTSAYLAEVFRGGLQAVPKGQYEAAAAMGLTYWQTMRVVVMPQALRIVIPPTVNSFISMFKDTSLVLIIGLFDLLATAKVAITDPVWRAFYIEVYIFVAAIYFVFCYSMASYANNLETELRKGEQH; from the coding sequence ATGAGTAATATAGCTATTAAGCCGCCAAGTCAGAGCGGAATCGTGAATTGGATGAAGGAAAACTTGTTCAGTAATAAGCTGAATACAGTGATCTCTATCATCTGTATCTATTTAGTGGTTAAGTTTTTAGCCGGTGTGGTGGACTGGGGCATTTTAAATGCAGTTTTTGCTGCAGATGCATCGGCCTGTAAGGCGGCCTCTGACGGTGCCTGTTGGGGGATTATTTCAGAGAAATACCGCTTTATTATTTTTGGTACATATCCCGCTGATGAGCAATGGCGGCCGCTACTTGCAATGGTGTGGTTTGTCGGTTTAATCATTTGTAGTTTGCTCAGGTCATTCTGGAAGTTGTGGCTACTTCCGTTATGGATCGCAAGCCTAATTGGTTTGGGCATTTTGATGTGGGGTGGTGTACTGGGTTTAAGTTACGTAGAAAATACGCAATGGGGTGGTCTGCCGTTAACGCTGATGTTAGCGGTTGTCGGAACAGTCGCTGCTTTCCCGCTTGGTATTTTACTCGCGTTAGGGCGCCGTTCTGAGTTGCCCTTGATTCGTGTTTGGTGTGTTGCTTTTATCGAGTTGGTACGTGGGGTTCCGTTGATCAGTGTGCTGTTTATGGCCTCTGTGATGTTCCCGTTATTCTTACCTGAAGGTGTAACGATTGATAAATTGCTCCGAGCGCAAATCGGTATCATCCTATTTACGTCGGCGTACCTTGCTGAAGTTTTTCGAGGTGGTTTACAGGCCGTGCCTAAAGGTCAGTATGAAGCGGCAGCAGCGATGGGGTTAACGTATTGGCAAACGATGCGTGTTGTGGTGATGCCGCAAGCACTGCGTATTGTCATTCCACCGACGGTAAATAGCTTTATTTCGATGTTTAAAGATACTTCACTGGTCTTGATTATTGGGTTGTTTGATCTACTGGCTACGGCCAAAGTAGCCATTACAGACCCTGTATGGCGGGCCTTTTACATCGAAGTGTATATCTTTGTTGCGGCTATTTACTTTGTCTTTTGTTATTCGATGGCTTCATACGCGAATAATCTTGAAACAGAATTGCGTAAAGGCGAACAGCATTAA
- a CDS encoding amino acid ABC transporter permease — MSEPLKSRKRLSSLIYSEKARGVFAQILVTGGIAFIAWYLISNTFENLANQGIATGYSFLSLESSFGISEHMIEFTPADSYGRALMVGFLNTMKVSFLGIIFATLIGFVVGVSRMSKNWILSRIAAVYINLFRNIPVLLQLIFWYTLINNALPSPKRALEVLPDVFFSNRGVLFPVPADHPAYFWMGVVFVIALVGVWLLRRWALAHRDRTGQTFPYAWAGLALVVVSVFITYLVCGAPTEMSTPVLKGFNFKGGAKLSPEFLSLLIGLTLYTSTYIADIVRSGLLSVPKGQEEASTDLGLKPSQTLMHVVLPQASRVMIPPLTSQYLNLTKNSSLAVAVGYPDLVSLSNTTMNQTGQAIEAISIFMAVYLGISLVISLFMNWYNKKMALVER, encoded by the coding sequence ATGTCCGAACCATTAAAGAGCCGTAAAAGGCTATCCAGTTTAATTTATAGTGAGAAGGCGAGAGGTGTTTTTGCTCAGATACTCGTCACTGGGGGTATCGCATTTATTGCTTGGTATCTTATTTCAAACACCTTTGAGAACTTGGCTAATCAAGGCATTGCGACGGGCTATAGCTTTTTGTCGTTAGAGTCCTCATTCGGCATCAGTGAACATATGATTGAGTTCACGCCTGCTGACAGCTATGGCCGAGCACTCATGGTCGGTTTTCTTAATACAATGAAGGTCTCTTTTCTGGGCATCATATTCGCCACATTGATTGGTTTCGTTGTGGGTGTATCGCGAATGTCGAAGAACTGGATCTTGAGCCGTATTGCTGCGGTATATATCAATCTGTTCCGTAATATCCCTGTGCTATTGCAACTTATTTTTTGGTACACACTGATTAATAATGCCCTGCCTAGCCCTAAGCGTGCATTAGAAGTTTTGCCCGATGTGTTTTTCAGTAATCGTGGCGTTTTATTTCCAGTACCTGCGGACCATCCTGCGTATTTTTGGATGGGCGTTGTGTTTGTTATTGCACTGGTTGGTGTGTGGTTACTACGCCGCTGGGCATTAGCACATCGTGATAGAACGGGGCAGACGTTTCCGTATGCATGGGCCGGCTTAGCACTAGTCGTCGTCAGTGTTTTCATTACCTATCTTGTTTGTGGTGCGCCTACAGAAATGAGTACGCCTGTACTTAAGGGGTTTAATTTCAAAGGTGGCGCTAAGTTATCTCCTGAATTTCTTTCTTTGCTGATAGGCCTAACTTTATATACATCAACCTATATCGCTGACATCGTTCGAAGTGGCTTGTTGTCAGTGCCAAAAGGGCAAGAAGAGGCTTCTACGGATTTAGGCTTAAAGCCGAGTCAAACGCTGATGCATGTTGTATTACCTCAAGCGTCACGCGTAATGATTCCTCCGCTAACCAGCCAATACCTCAACCTAACTAAAAATAGCTCTTTGGCGGTAGCCGTTGGTTATCCTGACTTGGTTTCATTATCGAATACCACAATGAACCAGACGGGGCAGGCGATCGAAGCAATTTCCATATTCATGGCTGTTTATTTAGGGATAAGCCTAGTGATTTCGCTATTTATGAATTGGTATAACAAAAAGATGGCACTGGTGGAGCGATAG
- a CDS encoding amino acid ABC transporter substrate-binding protein, with protein MKSLKLIVGGTIAATAALSTFAMAGETVDSIKAKGYVQCGANTALAGFSAPTSEGKWEGLDIDLCHAVAAAILGDASKARFTPLTAAQRFTALQSKEVDLLARNTTWTLSRDTKVGLNFAGVNYYDGQGFMVAKASGITSATELDGATVCIEPGTTTELNLADYFRAQGMSFEPVVIENAVEAVQTFFSGRCDVYTTDASGLASYRQTAPNPDDFIVLPEIISKEPLGPAVRHGDEEFADIVRWTHIAMLEAEEKGITSANVDTFKKDSKDPGIQRLLGTTGDMGKALGVSDDWAYNVIKQVGNYGESFDRNVKAKLGLERGLNALWTNGGLMYPAPIR; from the coding sequence ATGAAATCATTGAAACTGATCGTTGGCGGTACCATCGCAGCAACAGCAGCTTTGAGTACTTTTGCTATGGCAGGTGAAACTGTTGATTCGATCAAGGCAAAAGGTTATGTGCAATGTGGTGCCAATACTGCGTTGGCTGGTTTTTCTGCCCCGACTTCTGAAGGTAAGTGGGAAGGCTTAGATATTGATTTATGTCATGCGGTTGCTGCTGCGATTTTAGGTGATGCTTCTAAAGCTCGCTTTACACCTTTGACGGCAGCTCAGCGTTTTACGGCATTGCAGTCTAAGGAAGTTGATTTGCTTGCGCGTAATACAACTTGGACACTATCGCGAGATACTAAAGTTGGTCTTAACTTTGCCGGTGTGAACTACTACGACGGCCAAGGCTTCATGGTTGCAAAAGCATCTGGTATTACCAGCGCTACTGAGTTAGATGGTGCAACTGTGTGTATCGAACCTGGTACAACAACAGAGTTAAACCTTGCAGATTACTTCCGTGCACAGGGCATGAGCTTTGAGCCAGTGGTTATCGAAAACGCTGTAGAAGCTGTTCAGACATTCTTCTCTGGTCGTTGTGATGTTTATACAACGGATGCATCAGGCTTAGCTTCTTACCGTCAAACAGCACCGAATCCTGATGATTTCATCGTGTTACCTGAAATCATTTCTAAAGAACCTTTAGGCCCTGCTGTTCGACATGGTGACGAAGAGTTTGCAGATATCGTGCGTTGGACGCACATTGCAATGTTAGAAGCTGAAGAGAAAGGTATTACATCGGCTAACGTTGATACTTTCAAAAAAGACAGTAAAGACCCAGGTATACAGCGTCTGCTAGGTACAACCGGCGACATGGGTAAAGCGCTTGGTGTTAGTGATGATTGGGCATATAACGTCATTAAACAAGTAGGTAACTATGGCGAAAGTTTTGACCGTAATGTTAAAGCTAAATTAGGCCTAGAGCGTGGATTGAATGCGTTGTGGACTAATGGTGGATTGATGTATCCAGCACCGATTCGTTAA